From the Acidilutibacter cellobiosedens genome, one window contains:
- a CDS encoding NusG domain II-containing protein, which produces MTKGDKYLIIIIIIISLISIIYVERDATSYNSKYISIQVNGKEYKKITFNPKMVGKTIPIKTKYGYNLIEIGDEKVRVIEADCPDKLDVKQRYISKPGETIVCLPNRLIIEIKGENGENEIDYLSY; this is translated from the coding sequence TTGACAAAAGGAGATAAATATTTAATAATCATTATTATAATCATAAGCCTAATTTCTATTATATATGTGGAAAGAGATGCAACATCGTATAATTCAAAATATATTAGTATTCAAGTGAATGGGAAGGAGTACAAAAAAATTACTTTTAATCCGAAAATGGTAGGAAAAACCATACCAATTAAAACGAAATACGGTTATAATTTAATAGAAATAGGGGATGAAAAAGTTAGAGTAATTGAGGCAGATTGTCCTGATAAATTAGATGTGAAGCAGCGATATATTTCTAAGCCTGGAGAAACGATAGTTTGCTTGCCGAATAGACTAATAATTGAAATCAAAGGAGAAAATGGTGAAAATGAAATAGATTATCTTAGCTATTAA